The Fusobacterium pseudoperiodonticum DNA window TTGACTTTTTGATGCCAGATCTTTATGAAGATAAAGCATTACTAAAAAAATATGCTGATAAAATTGAAAAACAATATAGAGAAGAATTTAGTGATATAACTGATTATGATTGGGATGAGATTAAAAGAGAAATAGCTGATGAATTAGATTTTCCAATAGATGATAATATAGCAGAAAATACATTGATGAAATTTTATGAAGTTGCTACAAGAGAGCCACAATATCAAGGTACATACCATGAAGATGATGGAAGCTTAACTCTTTCAGAACCTCTTCTTTCAAGACCTATGGGAGATTGGATTAGAAAAAACCTAGGAGAGTGATTAAAATTTTCTATACAATGGAAAAAATTCAAGAAATACATAAAGAAATATTAGAGGGGAATATGGAGATACTAAAAGATTTTCCTCTACCTTATTGCCTATCTGAAAATAAGGAAGACTTTGTAGTTTTAAGAAAAGGAAGAATTGTAAAAGAAGAAAATCGTATAAAATATTTTTTTCCAAACTCAGAAAGTAATGAAACTAATTGTATATATTGCTTAATATGGGGTCGTAGAAGCGAAGAAAGCTATGGTATAGGAGGAACACCAGTACCAGATGATTTCCTTATAAAAGAGATGAAATTTGAAGCTGATAAACTTTTTTTACTGAGTACAGATGATGAAAAAATAGTAGCTTCATTAAAACAATTCAATAAGGCTTTACAAAAGGTATGGAGAAATTTTACTATGGAAGAATTATCTATAGCTTTTAGACAAGCTCCTGACACAGTTTTAGATGAAATAAAACAAGAAGAGATGCCAAAGACAGTTACTATTAAAAACTTTGGTAAATTTACATATAAAAAAGATGATAAGGCTTATAAACTAGTCAAAGAAGATATTGAATATTATTTTTCAGCTGATAATAAGGCAGAACTTAAAAAAGTGAAAGATATTTTTTCAAATATTGAAATTATAGATTTTATAGAAAAAGCTAAAGAATATACTGTTAAGAAGCTTCTAAAATTAAAAAATGATTTATGGTTAGAAGAAGATGAAAAAGAAGTCACAAAAAAAGAATTTAGAGCTAGAATGAAGTTTACAAGTCTTTATGTTTTTAGTGAATCAGCTAATTTCTATTTTGATGATGGTGATTTATTTTGGGGACATAGCATAGAAGTTAATGTCAATAAAAATTTAGAATTCACTGATGCAAATATAGTTGGTTAGAAAAATTTAAAATAAAAAGGAAGTGAAAGTATTGAAACAAAATTTTAATGAAATCAAACAAAATTGGAACTTTTATATGTGTACTGTAGATGAAAAAGCAGCCTCTATTCGTCTTAACTTTGCACTATCAGAAATTGCACCTGTTGAAGATTATACACACAGACTTACTATCTTTATTAAAATGAATAATCCTACTGAAAATGGACTTTCATCTAATGAAGAATATCCAATATTATGTGATATTGAAGATGAAGTTGTAGATAAATTAGAAACTTTAGAAGACATCTTTGCAGGAACTGTAAAGACACAAGGAAGATTAGAACTTTATCTTTTTACTAAAAATCCTGAAAAAAGTGAAGAACTTTGTAAAGAGGCATTAGCAAAATTCCCAGATTACTTATGGAAAACTTATATAGATGAGGACAAAGAATGGGATTTTTATTATAATTTCCTTTATCCAGATGTATATTCTTATCAAACAATAATGAATAGATCTGTTATAGAAAATTTATTGGAAAATGAAGATAAATTAGAAAAAGAACGTGAAATAGATCATTGGCTTTATTTTAAAACAGAAGAAAATGCCAATTTAGCTATAAAAAAGTTTGAAGAATTAGGGTATAAAATTCTTTCAAGTAAAAAATTAGAAGATAAGTCTGAGCATAAATATCAAGTTAATATTTCAAGAGTGGATAATGCTATATACAGCCATATAAATGAAATTGTATGGGAACTTGTAGAGATTGCAGAATCTTTAGATGGATATTACGATGGTTGGGGATGTAATATAACAAAATAAATATAAAAAAGAGCTACTACATTAAAAAATAGTTCGTTACTGAGTAGATTTCTTAACGATAAAAAATTAACGTTCTGCATCATAAGAAGCTCTAAGCAATAAATTGCTAAGAGCTTCTAAGAAATTCGACATCTGTAAGAAACTCTAAATGAACAAGTTCATTAAGTGTTTCTAAGATCGCTACGCTCAAACATGTCGACATTTACTCGGCTCACTTGCTTTAATTTTTTATCTAAAATCTACATTCGTAACTCACTTATTTTTTAACTTTTAAATTAATAATATAATGTATGGTAGCTCTTTTTATATCTCTAAATTATTTTAAGTTTTCTTTTACCATAGAAACTAATTTTGCAGCAGTTAGTTCATATTTTTCTAACATTTCTGCACCTTTTCCACTTTGTCCAAATTTATCATAAACACCTAACTTTTTGATTAAAGTAGGGTGAGTTTCTGATAAGAATTCAGAAACAGCAGAACCTAATCCACCAATAACTGAATGTTCTTCAGCAGTTATTATAAATTTAGTTTCTTTAGCAGCCTTTAAAATTGTTTCTCCATCTAATGGTTTTATAGTTCCACAGTTTACAACTCTCACAGAAATGTTTTCTTTAGCTAATTCATCAGCGGCTTTTAAAGCTTCTTGTGTTAAAAGTCCAGTAGAAACTATAGTAACATCATTTCCTTCTCTTAAAGTATTAGCTATACCAATTTGAAAATCGTAACTATCATCTAAAATAGTTTCAACATCTAATCTTCCAAGTCTTAGATAAACAGGCCCATTGTATTCAGCAGCAGCTTGAACCATTTTTTTAGTTTCAACTGCATCACAAGGACATAAAACAACCATTCCTGGAATAGCTCTCATAAGAGCGATATCTTCTATTGATTGGTGAGAACCTCCATCTTCTCCTACTGAAATTCCAGCATGAGTTGGAGCAATTTTAACATTTAATTTTGGATAAGCTACAGTATTTCTAATTTGTTCAAAAGCTCTTCCGGCAGCAAACATAGCGAAAGTAGATGCAAATGGGATTTTTCCACAAGTAGCAAAACCAGCAGCTGTACCTATTAAGTCAGCTTCAGCTATTCCAATATTTAAATGTCTTTTTGGAAATTCTTTTTTAAACAAATCAGTTTTTGTTGATTTACTTAAATCAGCATCTAAAACAACTATATCATTATTTATTCTTCCAAGTTCTACTAAGGCCTCTCCGTAGGCTTGTCTTGTAGACTTCTTACTCATAATTATTCCTCCTAATTTTAGTTTAAGCTAATTCAGCTAATGCCTTTTCTAATTCTTCAGCAGTTGGTGCAACTCCATGGAAACCACAAACATTTTCCATAAAAGAAACTCCTTTACCTTTTACAGTTTTTGCAAGAATCATAGTTGGTTTATCTTTACATTCTTTAGCTTTTTCTAAAGCAGAAAGAATTTCTTCAAAATTATGTCCATCTATTTTAATTACATTCCAACCAAAAGCTTCCCATTTTTTATCTAATGGTTCAACACCCATTATCTCAGTAACATTTCCATCAATTTGTAGATTATTACTGTCAAGGAAGGCACAAAGATTATCAAGTTTATAGTGAGCAGCAGTCATAGCAGCTTCCCAAATTTGACCTTCTTGAACTTCTCCATCTCCTAAAACGATGTAAGTTCTATAATTTTCATTAAATATCTTAGCATTTAATGCCATACCATTTGCAACAGATAAACCTTGTCCAAGAGAACCAGTTGAAATCTCAATACCTGGAAGTTTTTTCATATCTGGGTGACCTTGAAGTCTACTTCCAAATTTTCTTAAAGTCAACAATTCATCTTTTGAAAAATATCCTCTTTCAGCTAAAGTTGCATAGATAGCAGGTGCAGCATGTCCTTTAGAAAGAACAAATCTATCTCTTCCTTCCATCTTTGGATTAGCAGGGTCTATATTCATTTCAGAAAAATATAGAGCTGTTAAAATATCAGTTGCAGATAGAGAACCACCTGGATGTCCTGATTTTGCTTCAGTAATCATAGAAACAATAGATTTTCTAATCTCTTTAGCCTTTTCTTTTAGAAAACTAATATCTTTCATTTTTTCTCCTCTCATTTCCTTATAATTGAAATCTTTAAAACAGATTATTCCTTATATATTCTAACATAAAAAATATATTAAAGACAAGATTAAAAATAAAATAATGTACATTATTTTAAAATACTTAAATATATATTTTAGCTTATTTAGCTTATTTAAAAGAAAAGAGCTATCACAAATTGATGATATTGCTCATTAATTTGTAATAGCTCATTATTTAATTAATTATTCTTCTTCTTTTTCTTCAGTATAGTCTAGTGCTGCCATTCTCTTATATTGTCTCCATCTCTTTTGAGCTTCTTTTTTATTTGATTCAAATAAAACTTTTGCTTCTTCAGGATTAGACTTAGTTAGAGTTTGGTATCTTACTTCACCAGTTAGATATTCTTCATATTTTTCCCATTTAGGTTCTTTAGAATCTAATTGTAAAGGATTCTTTCCTAATTTTTCTAATGAAGGATTGTATCTGAATATTGGCCAGTATCCACATTCAGTAGCTAACTTCATTTCAGTTTGAGATTGTGACATACCTTTCTTGATACCATGGTTGATACAAGGTGAGTATGCAATTATTATTGAAGGTCCTTGGTGAGCTTCAGCTTCTTTAATAGCTTTTAATACTTGTTGTTGGTTAGCTCCCATAGAAACTTGAGCAACATAGATATGTCCGTAAGACATTGCTATTGCAGCTAAATCTTTTTTCTTAACTGGTTTTCCTGACGCAGCAAATTTTGCAACTGCTCCAGTAGGTGTAGATTTTGATGCTTGTCCTCCTGTATTAGAGTAAACTTCTGTATCCACAACTAATATATTTACATCTTCATTAGATGCAAGTACATGGTCAAGTCCACCATAACCAATATCATAAGCCCATCCATCTCCACCAATTATCCATTGAGATTTTTTAACTAGATATTGTTTTAAATCTAATATTTCTTTTGCAAAATCTGTATTTAATGCTTCTAATTTTGGAACAAGGATATCTCTAATTTCTCTAGTTCTTACAGAATATTGTCTGTTTGCTATCCAATCTTTGAATAAAGTAGCTGTTTCTTCATCAACTTTATCCATATTTTCTTCCATAGTATGTTGAATTCTAGATCTTAGAGCTTCAACTCCTATATGCATACCAAATCCATATTCAGCATTGTCTTCAAATAGAGATGAAGCCCAAGAAGGTCCTTCTCCATTTTCATTTGTTGTATATGGAGTTGCAGGAGCTGAACCTGAATAGATTGAAGAACATCCAGTAGCGTTAGCAACCATCATTCTATCTCCATATAATTGAGTTATCAATTTAATGTAAGGAGTTTCTCCACATCCTGGACAAGCACCATGGAATTCAAATAGTGGTTGAGAGAATTGAGAACCTTTTACAGTATCAACTGGCATTAAGTCGCTTCTGTATTTTACATTATTAAATAGATAATCAGCTTTAATATCTTCTTTATCATTTAATGAATCAGCTATTGGCATCATATCAAGAGCTTTTGCTGGACATACATGAGCACAAGATCCACAACCAACACAATCAAGTGTAGAAACTTGTATTCTATATGCTAGTCCATCTAAACCTTTTCCTGTAGGTTTCTTAGTAGCTAATTCAACTGGAGAAGCTTTTAATTCTTCTTCATTTATTAAGAATGGTCTGATAACAGCATGTGGACATACATAAGAACATTGGTTACATTGAATACATTTATCTATATTCCATATAGGTACATCAACAGCAACTCCTCTCTTTTCAAAAGCAGAAGTACCATTTTCAAAAGTACCATCTTCATATCCTAAGAATGCTGATACAGGTAAATCATATCCTTTAATAGCATTTATAGGTTTAGCTATTTTTTCTACGAAATTTTCAAGAGATGAACAACATCCACCACAACCTGCAGTTTCTTTTGGTTCATTTAAAGGTGTTACTTCAAGATTAGCCCAAGCTGGATCTACTTCTATTTCAACGATATCATTAGCTCCTCTATCTATTGCATTGTAGTTAAGTTGAACGATTTCGTCTCCTTTTTTAGCATAAGACTTTTTAGCATAATCTTTCATATATTGTTGAGCTTCTTCAAATGGAATAATTTCAGCCAATTTAAAGAAAGCAGCTTGCATTATTGTATTTGTTCTTTGTCCTAATCCAATTTCATGTGCAAGAGCAGTAGCATTTATAATAAATAATCTTGCTTTATTTTTAGCTAAATCTCTCTTAACATTATTAGGAATATGTTCTAAAGCTTCTTCTTTAGTCCATACACAGTTAAGTAGGAATTTTCCTCCTTCTTTTAATCCAGAAGTCATATCATATTGATGTAGATATGCTGGTACTGAACAAGCAACAAATGTTGGTTTAGATACTAAGTAAGTTGATCTTATAGGTTTTTTACCAAATCTTAAGTGAGATCTAGTAACTCCTCCTGATTTTTTAGAGTCATATGCAAAGTATCCTTGAGCATATAAATCAGTTTTGTCCCCTATAATTTTGATAGAGTTTTTATTTGCTCCAACTGTTCCATCTGCTCCTAATCCATAGAATAGACAAGCTTTTGTAGAAGGATCTGCAAGAGCTATAGCTGGTCCTACTTCAAGAGATGTATGAGTAACATCATCAACTATACCAACTGTGAAAGCATCTTTTGGTTCATCTTTCTTTAAGTTGTCAAATACAGCTAAAATTTGAGATGGAGTTGTATCTTTTGAAGATAATCCATATCTTCCACCAACTATTAATGGAGCATTTTCTTTATTGTAGAATAATGCTTTAATATCTAGTAATAATGGTTCTCCTAATGAACCAGGTTCTTTAGTTCTATCTAAAACTGAAATTCTTTTTACAGTTTTTGGTAAAACATCAAAGAAATATTTAGCAGAGAAAGGTCTAAATAGGTGAACAGAGATTAAACCTACTTTTTCTCCTTGTTCTACTAAGTGATCTATAACTTCTTGAGCAGCTTCACAAACTGATCCCATAGCGATTATAATTCTTTCAGCGTCTGGAGCACCATAGTAGTTAAATGGTTTATATTCTCTTCCAGTTATTTTAGAAATTTCTTTCATATAGTCTGCAACTATATCAGGAACTGCATCATAGAATTTGTTTTGTACTTCTCTTGCTTGGAAGTAGATATCATCATTTTGAGCAGTACCTCTTGTTACTGGATGTTCAGGATTTAAAGCTCTTTTTCTAAATTCTTCTAAAGCCTTCCAGTCTACTAATTTCTTTAAATCATCATATTCCATAACTTCAACTTTTTGAATTTCATGAGAAGTTCTGAATCCATCAAAGAAGTGTAAGAAAGGAACTCTAGATTTTAAAGCAGCTAAGTGAGCTACTCCTGCTAAGTCCATAACTTCTTGTACAGAGTTTGTAGCAAGCATTGCAAAACCTGTTTGTCTTGCAGCATAGATATCTTGGTGGTCACCAAAGATAGATAATGCTTGAGCAGATAAAGATCTTGCTGATACATGTATAACACCTGGTAATAATTCTCCAGCTATTTTATACATGTTAGGAATTTTTAAAAGTAATCCTTGAGAAGCTGTATAAGTTGTTGTTAAAGCTCCAGCTTGTAAAGAACCGTGAACAGTTCCAGCAGCTCCTCCTTCTGATTGCATTTCAACTAATTTTACAGGTACACCAAAAATATTTTTCATTCCTTTAGCAGCCCATTCATCAGTATATTCAGCCATTGGAGAAGATGGTGTTATAGGATAAATCCCAGCCACTTCTGTAAAAGCATATGATGCGTATGCGGCAGCTTGGTTACCGTCCATAGTTTGCATTTTTTTTGCCATATAGTTTCCTCCTAATTCTAATTGTTTAATTTCTATTATTTCACTAATATTAATTTTGTATTGTTTAATTTCTTAATTATATCCTTATTTTGCTAATCTAAAAGTATCTCTTGCTATAACTAATTCTTCGTTTGTAGGTATTTTATATACTAAAACTTTTGAGCTATCTTTAGATAATTTTACATTTCCTTTTTTTCTAACTGAGTTGATTTCTTTATCTAATTCAACACCTAAAAATTCTAAACCTTCTAGAGCTCTTTCTCTAGTCATAGAAGAATTTTCTCCAATTCCTCCTGTAAAGCAAATAGCATCTACTCCACCCATAACAGCAGCATAAGCTCCTATATATGATCTTAATCTATGCATAGAAACACTTTCAGCAAGTATTGCTCTTTCATCTCCTTCTTTAACTGCATTTTCCATATCTCTACAGTCAGAAGACTTTCCAAATAATCCTAAGATACCAGATTTTTTATTCATTCTGTCATCCATTTGGGCATCTGTAAGCCCTCTTTTATTTTTAACAAATAGAACAGCTGCAGGATCGATATCTCCACATCTTGTTCCCATCATTAAACCTTGTAAAGGAGTTAATCCCATTGAAGTATCAACTGATTTTCCATCTTTAACAGCAGTTATAGATGCTCCATTTCCTAAGTGACAAACTA harbors:
- the nifJ gene encoding pyruvate:ferredoxin (flavodoxin) oxidoreductase, translating into MAKKMQTMDGNQAAAYASYAFTEVAGIYPITPSSPMAEYTDEWAAKGMKNIFGVPVKLVEMQSEGGAAGTVHGSLQAGALTTTYTASQGLLLKIPNMYKIAGELLPGVIHVSARSLSAQALSIFGDHQDIYAARQTGFAMLATNSVQEVMDLAGVAHLAALKSRVPFLHFFDGFRTSHEIQKVEVMEYDDLKKLVDWKALEEFRKRALNPEHPVTRGTAQNDDIYFQAREVQNKFYDAVPDIVADYMKEISKITGREYKPFNYYGAPDAERIIIAMGSVCEAAQEVIDHLVEQGEKVGLISVHLFRPFSAKYFFDVLPKTVKRISVLDRTKEPGSLGEPLLLDIKALFYNKENAPLIVGGRYGLSSKDTTPSQILAVFDNLKKDEPKDAFTVGIVDDVTHTSLEVGPAIALADPSTKACLFYGLGADGTVGANKNSIKIIGDKTDLYAQGYFAYDSKKSGGVTRSHLRFGKKPIRSTYLVSKPTFVACSVPAYLHQYDMTSGLKEGGKFLLNCVWTKEEALEHIPNNVKRDLAKNKARLFIINATALAHEIGLGQRTNTIMQAAFFKLAEIIPFEEAQQYMKDYAKKSYAKKGDEIVQLNYNAIDRGANDIVEIEVDPAWANLEVTPLNEPKETAGCGGCCSSLENFVEKIAKPINAIKGYDLPVSAFLGYEDGTFENGTSAFEKRGVAVDVPIWNIDKCIQCNQCSYVCPHAVIRPFLINEEELKASPVELATKKPTGKGLDGLAYRIQVSTLDCVGCGSCAHVCPAKALDMMPIADSLNDKEDIKADYLFNNVKYRSDLMPVDTVKGSQFSQPLFEFHGACPGCGETPYIKLITQLYGDRMMVANATGCSSIYSGSAPATPYTTNENGEGPSWASSLFEDNAEYGFGMHIGVEALRSRIQHTMEENMDKVDEETATLFKDWIANRQYSVRTREIRDILVPKLEALNTDFAKEILDLKQYLVKKSQWIIGGDGWAYDIGYGGLDHVLASNEDVNILVVDTEVYSNTGGQASKSTPTGAVAKFAASGKPVKKKDLAAIAMSYGHIYVAQVSMGANQQQVLKAIKEAEAHQGPSIIIAYSPCINHGIKKGMSQSQTEMKLATECGYWPIFRYNPSLEKLGKNPLQLDSKEPKWEKYEEYLTGEVRYQTLTKSNPEEAKVLFESNKKEAQKRWRQYKRMAALDYTEEKEEE
- a CDS encoding DUF695 domain-containing protein; translated protein: MKQNFNEIKQNWNFYMCTVDEKAASIRLNFALSEIAPVEDYTHRLTIFIKMNNPTENGLSSNEEYPILCDIEDEVVDKLETLEDIFAGTVKTQGRLELYLFTKNPEKSEELCKEALAKFPDYLWKTYIDEDKEWDFYYNFLYPDVYSYQTIMNRSVIENLLENEDKLEKEREIDHWLYFKTEENANLAIKKFEELGYKILSSKKLEDKSEHKYQVNISRVDNAIYSHINEIVWELVEIAESLDGYYDGWGCNITK
- a CDS encoding transketolase family protein: MSKKSTRQAYGEALVELGRINNDIVVLDADLSKSTKTDLFKKEFPKRHLNIGIAEADLIGTAAGFATCGKIPFASTFAMFAAGRAFEQIRNTVAYPKLNVKIAPTHAGISVGEDGGSHQSIEDIALMRAIPGMVVLCPCDAVETKKMVQAAAEYNGPVYLRLGRLDVETILDDSYDFQIGIANTLREGNDVTIVSTGLLTQEALKAADELAKENISVRVVNCGTIKPLDGETILKAAKETKFIITAEEHSVIGGLGSAVSEFLSETHPTLIKKLGVYDKFGQSGKGAEMLEKYELTAAKLVSMVKENLK
- a CDS encoding transketolase encodes the protein MKDISFLKEKAKEIRKSIVSMITEAKSGHPGGSLSATDILTALYFSEMNIDPANPKMEGRDRFVLSKGHAAPAIYATLAERGYFSKDELLTLRKFGSRLQGHPDMKKLPGIEISTGSLGQGLSVANGMALNAKIFNENYRTYIVLGDGEVQEGQIWEAAMTAAHYKLDNLCAFLDSNNLQIDGNVTEIMGVEPLDKKWEAFGWNVIKIDGHNFEEILSALEKAKECKDKPTMILAKTVKGKGVSFMENVCGFHGVAPTAEELEKALAELA
- a CDS encoding DUF2262 domain-containing protein, which codes for MEKIQEIHKEILEGNMEILKDFPLPYCLSENKEDFVVLRKGRIVKEENRIKYFFPNSESNETNCIYCLIWGRRSEESYGIGGTPVPDDFLIKEMKFEADKLFLLSTDDEKIVASLKQFNKALQKVWRNFTMEELSIAFRQAPDTVLDEIKQEEMPKTVTIKNFGKFTYKKDDKAYKLVKEDIEYYFSADNKAELKKVKDIFSNIEIIDFIEKAKEYTVKKLLKLKNDLWLEEDEKEVTKKEFRARMKFTSLYVFSESANFYFDDGDLFWGHSIEVNVNKNLEFTDANIVG